One region of Mycolicibacterium lutetiense genomic DNA includes:
- a CDS encoding sterol desaturase family protein has translation MDPLRIGLYAMPAYFVLLAVEFLSYRFDKDGKGGKGSARPLAGISWRDSATNLSIYVLGFILRPLDKFITVPMVAIAASVTPLHLSASHWWVWVLAIVLADLAYYLQHRMSHRIRMFWAAHNVHHSSQYFNLSTAMRLSWLIPGSFLATIGYVGVALIGVPAWLVFLSQAIVLLYQFPIHTERVDRLPRGIEYVFNTPSHHRVHHGANNPYLDKNYAGIFILWDRMFGTFAAEGEPVRYGLTKNIDTYNPLKVNYHEFVAMVGDVWRARTWRGRLGYLFGPPGWSENAETATTVEREAQQLSVQGAVH, from the coding sequence ATGGACCCATTGCGGATCGGGCTTTACGCCATGCCGGCCTACTTCGTGCTCTTGGCGGTCGAATTCCTCAGCTATCGCTTCGACAAAGACGGCAAGGGCGGAAAGGGATCAGCCCGGCCCCTGGCGGGGATCTCCTGGCGGGACAGTGCCACGAACCTGTCGATCTATGTACTTGGCTTTATCCTTCGGCCGCTGGACAAATTCATCACCGTTCCGATGGTTGCGATCGCCGCATCCGTGACGCCGCTGCATCTCTCGGCATCGCACTGGTGGGTCTGGGTGCTGGCGATCGTGCTGGCCGACCTTGCGTACTACCTGCAGCACCGGATGTCGCACCGCATTCGGATGTTCTGGGCCGCGCACAACGTGCACCACTCGAGCCAGTACTTCAACCTGTCCACCGCCATGCGGTTGTCCTGGCTGATTCCCGGATCGTTCCTGGCCACCATCGGGTACGTGGGAGTGGCGCTGATCGGCGTCCCGGCCTGGTTGGTCTTCCTGTCGCAGGCGATCGTGCTGCTCTACCAATTCCCGATCCACACCGAGCGGGTCGATCGGCTTCCGCGTGGGATCGAGTACGTGTTCAACACCCCGTCGCACCATCGCGTGCACCACGGAGCCAACAACCCATACCTCGACAAGAACTACGCCGGCATCTTCATCCTGTGGGACCGGATGTTCGGCACCTTCGCCGCCGAGGGCGAACCCGTCCGTTACGGCCTGACCAAGAACATCGACACCTACAACCCGCTCAAGGTGAACTACCACGAGTTCGTTGCGATGGTCGGCGATGTCTGGCGGGCGCGGACCTGGCGCGGCCGGCTCGGCTACCTGTTCGGGCCGCCCGGATGGAGCGAAAACGCCGAAACTGCAACGACTGTCGAGCGTGAGGCGCAGCAACTTTCGGTTCAGGGCGCGGTGCACTAG
- a CDS encoding TetR/AcrR family transcriptional regulator, producing MVDDPGNAAAAPVRLTRAEAQARTRAALLDAAAETCARKGYAAASVDEIAAAAGYSVGAVYSNFSNKEQLFSELMNERASGRLDQVVRSVSEGAEGGPLTALGQVLVEIADNDIEFEAIQAEFWLHAVRNPDAMRILQERSARTLASLREILAEALACNNIDDSVSADGFAVVVLALFQGLIRQRRIDPTRVPEDLFGEALAWQLAGMPKASAETSAEKE from the coding sequence ATGGTCGACGATCCAGGTAACGCAGCTGCGGCACCGGTACGGCTGACGAGAGCCGAGGCGCAGGCCCGGACCCGGGCTGCTCTCCTGGATGCCGCCGCCGAGACTTGCGCCCGCAAGGGCTACGCCGCGGCGTCGGTGGACGAGATCGCCGCCGCAGCGGGGTATTCGGTCGGGGCGGTGTATTCGAACTTCTCCAACAAGGAGCAGTTGTTCTCCGAGCTGATGAATGAGCGTGCATCCGGTCGGCTCGACCAGGTGGTCCGGTCTGTCTCCGAGGGCGCCGAGGGGGGACCGCTGACCGCCCTGGGCCAGGTGCTCGTCGAGATTGCCGACAACGACATCGAGTTCGAGGCGATCCAGGCCGAATTCTGGTTGCACGCCGTGCGCAATCCCGATGCCATGCGAATTTTGCAGGAGCGGTCGGCGCGCACACTGGCCTCACTGCGCGAGATCCTCGCCGAAGCGCTGGCGTGCAACAACATCGACGACAGCGTCTCGGCAGACGGATTCGCCGTGGTGGTACTCGCGCTCTTCCAGGGACTGATCCGGCAGCGCCGCATCGATCCGACCCGGGTGCCCGAGGATCTTTTCGGTGAGGCGCTGGCCTGGCAGTTGGCGGGAATGCCCAAGGCGTCGGCGGAGACATCCGCGGAAAAGGAGTAA
- a CDS encoding YwqG family protein, translating to MESIETVRERVATAGRQHLGDELGARWTSMLAEGTRLRASQPPAKRRFALRRSAGPAPVGRLGGPAPLPRDAAWPVWEGYGPLAHIATLDCRELVRYVPESLKAAGFPRDGLLSFFYFDGQVDDGVEVVGAQFGTNDGARVIHTPADLPVALTEPPSPITAYPEVELRAEPVLTWPTSEHPDLDDENWPTEGWSGLFETLDAVRQASPGPLHQIGGHPDPVQGPVEVETAYGQLTDGGRNELDWSDPAVTTESREWQLLAQFDTDENAGFMWGDCGVLYFMIRPQDLAAGAFDRVSFTWQCG from the coding sequence ATGGAATCGATCGAGACTGTCCGCGAACGCGTCGCGACCGCCGGACGTCAACACCTGGGCGACGAACTCGGAGCGCGATGGACGTCGATGTTGGCCGAGGGCACCCGTTTACGGGCATCCCAGCCCCCCGCGAAACGTCGGTTTGCGCTTCGGCGAAGCGCCGGCCCAGCACCGGTCGGCCGGCTGGGCGGACCTGCGCCCCTTCCGCGAGACGCGGCATGGCCGGTCTGGGAGGGATACGGTCCGCTGGCGCACATCGCCACCCTCGATTGCCGGGAGCTCGTCCGGTACGTGCCGGAGTCGCTCAAGGCTGCCGGATTCCCTCGGGACGGGCTCCTGTCGTTCTTCTACTTCGACGGCCAGGTCGACGATGGCGTCGAGGTCGTCGGCGCACAGTTCGGAACGAATGATGGCGCGAGAGTGATCCATACCCCGGCGGATCTGCCGGTCGCCCTGACCGAGCCTCCGTCGCCGATCACCGCCTACCCGGAAGTTGAGCTTCGGGCTGAACCGGTCCTCACCTGGCCGACGTCGGAGCACCCGGACCTAGACGATGAAAACTGGCCAACCGAGGGATGGAGTGGGCTGTTCGAAACCTTGGATGCCGTGCGGCAGGCAAGTCCCGGACCGCTACATCAGATCGGTGGTCACCCAGACCCCGTCCAAGGCCCCGTCGAGGTCGAAACCGCCTATGGGCAGCTAACGGATGGCGGCCGAAACGAACTCGATTGGAGCGATCCGGCCGTGACGACCGAGTCACGGGAATGGCAGCTGCTCGCCCAGTTCGACACCGATGAGAATGCCGGATTCATGTGGGGTGACTGCGGTGTTCTCTACTTCATGATCCGGCCA